Below is a genomic region from Pseudomonas sp. JQ170C.
TAGTGCAGGCTGAAGATGGTGCCGATCAGCAGCCAGGAACCGGCCACGGTGAAACCGGTAAAGGCGTAGTGCGCCAGGGTAGGGCCGTCGTTCAGCTTGGCGCCGGCCACCAGTTGCAGGGTGACCGCCGCCAGGCTCGCTATCGCGGCAATGCTCACGGTAAACAGCACCAGGCCGGCGTTCTCATCCTCGATGCTGGCGACCTTGCGTACCTTGTCGGGGGTGGCGGTCAGGCTCAGCCACAGGATCAGCAGCAGGTAAAGCCACACCCCGAGGTTCCAGCCCACCAGCAAGTGTTCGATCCAGTCGTTCGCCGGTATCAGCCAACCGCCCAGCACGCCGGCGAGGGCGGCGAGACTCAGGCGTGGGTGGCTGCGGGACAG
It encodes:
- a CDS encoding DUF1345 domain-containing protein translates to MAFHRLSRSHPRLSLAALAGVLGGWLIPANDWIEHLLVGWNLGVWLYLLLILWLSLTATPDKVRKVASIEDENAGLVLFTVSIAAIASLAAVTLQLVAGAKLNDGPTLAHYAFTGFTVAGSWLLIGTIFSLHYAHLFYTATAQAPLLRFTDGERHPDYWDFHYFSFTLSVAVQTSDVGVAGREMRRVVLAHSLVGFVFNTAILGFTINMAAALLN